A single genomic interval of Rhizobium leguminosarum bv. trifolii WSM1325 harbors:
- a CDS encoding transcriptional regulator, MarR family (PFAM: regulatory protein MarR~SMART: regulatory protein MarR~KEGG: ret:RHE_CH03358 MarR family transcriptional regulator) yields the protein MNATPTLGFLLHDVARLLRKRFEQRAKCLGLTRSQWQTLAYLSNNEGIHQGGLAEILEVEPITLVRILDKLAERGLIERRQHPTDRRIWLLYMRDEAHPLLAEMRELGDTTRAEALQGVSAEQRELLFHILSVMKTNLVQACRSPVDENETNDG from the coding sequence ATGAACGCCACTCCGACCCTCGGTTTCCTTCTCCACGACGTCGCACGGCTGCTGCGCAAGCGGTTCGAGCAGCGCGCGAAGTGCCTTGGGCTGACCCGGTCGCAATGGCAGACGCTTGCCTATCTCTCGAACAATGAAGGCATCCATCAGGGCGGCCTTGCCGAAATCCTGGAAGTCGAGCCGATCACGCTGGTGCGCATTCTCGACAAGCTCGCCGAGCGCGGGCTGATCGAGCGCCGCCAGCACCCGACCGACCGGCGCATCTGGCTGCTCTATATGCGCGACGAGGCGCACCCGTTGCTCGCCGAAATGCGCGAGCTCGGCGACACCACCCGCGCAGAAGCGTTGCAAGGCGTTTCGGCCGAGCAGCGCGAGCTGCTTTTCCACATCCTATCCGTAATGAAGACGAACCTGGTTCAGGCATGCCGGAGCCCGGTTGACGAGAATGAGACGAACGATGGCTGA
- a CDS encoding sodium/hydrogen exchanger (PFAM: sodium/hydrogen exchanger~KEGG: rec:RHECIAT_CH0003604 probable Na+/H+ antiporter protein), which translates to MAFFESMLTLLLVAIVFLQFSRKFRIPYPTMLAIAGVIVAAVPWAPEVAIDPELALALLIAPVLFDAAYDLPPRTLRRNWLPLFSLAAIAVILTAAAVATVSVTMAGLPLAAAVALGAIVAPPDAAAATAMLDRFTLPRQTYVILKGESLLNDAVALLIFSAAVAAAASPAFFAGALAELALAVPGGLILGYLMGRLYMVVGLRLAGTLGGTLLEFVATFGTWIIAERLHLSAILAIVVYAMVIARYMPERQTARHRIHSYSVWEAAVFLLNVLAFLLMGLQARQIVLDLDPGRLNFAITFAAMVFVTVIVVRLAWVLFYNRVINFLAARGRTTQAVPTFATSLLAGWCGMRGLVTLATALALPIDFPDRDIILLCALAVVLGTLIVQGLTLGPLIRFLKFDPDTSLDRDLARARVTLIDAALAELAGGEDKSTRILRDVYTSEREITADGKHPREVSRLDKQRRNVIVAKRRRLAAMRRADEIDDDVFHMLEQELDWAELAALPPGRDEIVES; encoded by the coding sequence ATGGCGTTCTTCGAAAGCATGCTGACGCTGCTGCTGGTGGCGATCGTCTTTCTGCAATTCTCCAGGAAGTTCCGGATCCCTTATCCGACAATGCTGGCGATCGCCGGCGTCATCGTCGCGGCCGTGCCCTGGGCGCCGGAGGTCGCGATCGATCCCGAGCTGGCGCTGGCGCTGCTGATCGCGCCCGTGCTCTTCGACGCCGCCTATGATCTGCCGCCGAGGACGTTGAGGCGCAACTGGCTGCCGTTATTCTCGCTCGCCGCCATTGCCGTGATCCTGACGGCCGCAGCCGTCGCCACCGTCAGCGTGACGATGGCCGGCCTGCCGCTTGCCGCAGCCGTGGCACTCGGCGCCATCGTCGCGCCGCCGGATGCGGCAGCCGCGACCGCCATGCTCGACCGCTTCACCCTGCCGCGCCAAACCTATGTGATCCTGAAGGGTGAAAGCCTCCTGAACGACGCCGTGGCGCTACTGATCTTCAGCGCTGCGGTGGCAGCCGCCGCAAGTCCCGCCTTCTTCGCCGGCGCCCTGGCGGAGCTGGCGCTCGCCGTGCCTGGCGGCCTCATCCTCGGCTATCTCATGGGCCGTCTCTACATGGTCGTCGGCCTGAGGCTTGCCGGCACGCTCGGCGGCACCCTGCTCGAATTCGTCGCCACCTTCGGCACCTGGATCATCGCCGAGCGGCTGCACCTTTCGGCAATTCTGGCGATCGTCGTCTATGCGATGGTGATTGCCCGCTACATGCCCGAGCGGCAGACGGCCCGCCACCGCATTCATTCCTATTCGGTCTGGGAAGCCGCAGTCTTTCTGCTCAACGTGCTCGCTTTCCTGCTGATGGGCCTGCAGGCCCGTCAGATCGTCCTCGACCTCGATCCCGGCCGTCTGAATTTCGCGATCACTTTCGCCGCCATGGTCTTCGTCACCGTCATCGTCGTCCGCCTGGCCTGGGTGCTCTTCTATAACCGCGTCATCAACTTTCTCGCCGCGCGCGGACGCACGACACAAGCCGTTCCGACCTTCGCGACCAGCCTGCTTGCCGGCTGGTGCGGCATGCGCGGCCTCGTCACGCTGGCGACCGCGCTCGCTTTGCCGATCGACTTCCCCGATCGCGACATCATCCTGCTCTGCGCGCTCGCCGTCGTTCTCGGCACGCTCATTGTCCAGGGCCTGACGCTCGGGCCGCTGATCCGTTTCCTGAAATTCGATCCGGACACCTCCCTGGATCGCGACCTCGCCAGGGCCCGCGTCACGTTGATCGATGCGGCCCTTGCCGAACTCGCCGGCGGCGAGGACAAATCCACTCGCATCCTGCGCGACGTCTACACTTCCGAACGCGAAATCACCGCTGACGGGAAACACCCGCGCGAGGTCAGCAGGCTCGACAAGCAGCGCCGCAACGTCATCGTCGCCAAACGCCGCAGACTGGCGGCGATGCGCCGCGCCGACGAGATCGACGACGATGTCTTTCACATGCTGGAACAGGAGCTCGACTGGGCCGAACTCGCCGCCCTGCCGCCCGGCAGAGACGAGATCGTCGAGAGCTGA
- a CDS encoding secretion protein HlyD family protein (PFAM: secretion protein HlyD family protein~KEGG: rec:RHECIAT_CH0003602 probable protein secretion protein, HlyD family), whose translation MADQSPLRVVADANTKTKTKTKTPVEGNEAKQQETVAEAPSSNSAPAAAVAAPGGNKVRRRRSPTRPILFALLPVALVVGGYYYVNGGQVMSTDNAYIQADMVGLTTDVSGIVDQINVHENEAVKTGQVLFSLRSDSFKIALDGAKAQLGAQRNQIMNLKASYQQSLAEITQAQADLPYYQDQFDRQQNLVNNGSATQSAYDEAKHNLEAAQQKVTVAKAEAATTLAQLGGNADQPAEENPLYLQAKSNVDNAQRELDHSVVKAPFDGIVTNVNALQVGSYLQASQQAFSLVATDHLWIAASPKETELTYVKPGQTAEIYIDTYPGVTWKGKVESISPASGSSFSLLPAQNTTGNWVKVVQRIPMRVSIEDTEGKPPLRVGMSTVVDVETGHARGLPDFVNKLLGRPQGKDHE comes from the coding sequence ATGGCTGATCAATCCCCCCTCCGCGTCGTTGCCGACGCCAATACCAAGACCAAGACCAAGACCAAGACTCCTGTCGAAGGAAACGAAGCGAAACAGCAGGAAACGGTAGCCGAAGCGCCTTCATCCAATTCAGCGCCGGCTGCCGCCGTGGCTGCGCCTGGCGGCAACAAGGTCCGCCGCCGGCGCAGTCCCACGCGGCCGATCCTGTTTGCCCTGCTGCCGGTGGCGCTCGTCGTCGGCGGTTATTATTACGTCAATGGCGGCCAGGTGATGTCGACCGACAACGCCTATATCCAGGCCGATATGGTCGGGCTTACCACCGATGTCTCGGGCATCGTCGACCAGATCAACGTGCATGAGAACGAGGCGGTCAAGACGGGGCAGGTGCTCTTCAGCCTGCGGTCGGATTCTTTCAAGATCGCGCTCGATGGCGCCAAGGCGCAGCTCGGCGCGCAGCGCAACCAGATCATGAATCTCAAGGCCAGCTATCAGCAGTCGCTTGCCGAGATCACGCAGGCGCAAGCCGATCTGCCTTATTATCAGGATCAGTTTGACCGGCAGCAAAACCTCGTCAACAACGGCAGCGCGACGCAGTCGGCCTATGACGAAGCCAAGCACAATCTGGAAGCCGCGCAGCAGAAGGTGACCGTCGCCAAGGCGGAAGCCGCAACGACGCTCGCCCAGCTCGGCGGCAATGCCGACCAGCCGGCCGAGGAAAACCCGCTCTACCTGCAGGCCAAGTCGAATGTCGACAATGCCCAGCGCGAACTCGACCACAGCGTCGTCAAGGCGCCGTTCGACGGCATCGTCACCAATGTCAACGCGCTGCAGGTCGGCTCTTATCTGCAGGCTTCGCAGCAAGCCTTCTCGCTTGTTGCCACCGACCATCTGTGGATCGCCGCCAGCCCGAAGGAAACCGAACTCACCTACGTCAAGCCCGGCCAGACGGCCGAGATCTATATCGACACCTATCCCGGCGTGACATGGAAGGGCAAGGTCGAGAGCATCAGCCCGGCCTCCGGCTCCAGCTTCTCGCTGCTGCCGGCGCAAAACACCACGGGCAACTGGGTGAAGGTCGTGCAGCGCATTCCGATGCGCGTCAGCATCGAGGACACCGAAGGCAAGCCGCCGCTACGTGTCGGCATGAGTACGGTGGTCGATGTCGAGACCGGCCATGCCCGCGGCCTGCCTGATTTCGTCAACAAGCTTCTGGGTCGGCCTCAGGGCAAGGATCATGAGTAA
- a CDS encoding efflux transporter, RND family, MFP subunit (TIGRFAM: efflux transporter, RND family, MFP subunit~PFAM: secretion protein HlyD family protein~KEGG: ret:RHE_CH03360 HlyD family multidrug-efflux system secretion protein) — MTYALRQMVVLGCIAAFMPLPALAQSAPPPPPVTVAKPVVRDVVDSDEFIGRFEPVDEVSVRSRVGGYLQEIHFQDGALVKQGDLLFVIDQRPFVTALNQAKATLESAQSALVFADAQYKRTQSLTSSGSQSAQTLDDRRREFDSAEANVRGAQAAADRASLDMEYTEIKAPLSGRIDRRLISAGNLVQTDQTVLTTIVSLDPIDFYFDVDERRLLNFADTARKLGKDLQQGGGGLDVSVTISDPSAKPFKGKLDFAENRVDNESGTIRLRARFPNPDLVLQPGLFGRIQVEASNTYQAILVPDEAIGSDQNERVVYVVAEDGTVSTKPVRPGPRLYGYRVIREGLDGTETIIVNGLMRARPGAKITPQMTELPQERQDAPPETAGAESGQ; from the coding sequence ATGACTTACGCGCTTCGACAGATGGTGGTGCTTGGCTGTATTGCCGCATTCATGCCTCTCCCCGCACTGGCCCAGAGCGCCCCACCACCCCCGCCCGTCACCGTTGCCAAGCCGGTCGTTCGCGATGTCGTCGACAGCGACGAGTTCATCGGCCGCTTCGAGCCGGTCGACGAGGTCTCGGTTCGCTCGCGCGTCGGTGGTTACCTGCAGGAAATTCATTTCCAGGACGGCGCATTGGTCAAGCAGGGCGACCTGCTCTTCGTCATCGATCAGCGGCCGTTCGTAACCGCGCTCAATCAGGCAAAGGCCACACTCGAATCGGCGCAATCCGCCCTGGTCTTTGCCGACGCGCAATATAAGCGCACGCAATCGCTAACTTCGAGCGGCAGCCAGTCAGCCCAGACGCTGGATGATCGCCGCCGCGAATTCGATTCGGCCGAGGCCAATGTCCGCGGCGCACAGGCCGCAGCCGACCGCGCCTCTCTCGACATGGAATATACCGAGATCAAGGCGCCGCTCAGCGGCCGCATCGACCGCCGGCTGATCTCGGCCGGCAACCTTGTGCAGACCGACCAGACTGTGCTGACGACGATCGTTTCGCTCGATCCGATCGATTTTTATTTCGACGTCGACGAGCGCCGCCTGCTGAATTTCGCCGACACCGCGCGCAAACTGGGCAAGGATCTGCAGCAGGGCGGTGGCGGACTTGATGTGTCCGTCACGATCTCGGATCCCAGTGCCAAACCGTTCAAGGGAAAGCTCGATTTCGCCGAGAACCGGGTCGACAATGAGAGTGGCACCATTCGTCTGCGTGCCCGCTTCCCCAATCCTGATCTCGTCCTTCAGCCCGGCCTGTTCGGTCGAATACAGGTCGAAGCCTCCAACACCTACCAGGCCATTCTCGTCCCCGACGAGGCCATCGGCTCGGACCAGAATGAGCGCGTCGTTTATGTCGTCGCCGAAGACGGCACGGTTTCGACCAAGCCCGTAAGGCCCGGACCGCGCCTCTACGGCTACCGCGTCATACGCGAGGGTCTTGATGGCACCGAGACGATCATCGTCAACGGCCTGATGCGCGCCCGGCCGGGCGCAAAGATCACGCCTCAGATGACCGAACTGCCGCAGGAGCGGCAGGACGCTCCGCCGGAAACTGCCGGCGCGGAGAGCGGACAATGA